Proteins found in one Takifugu rubripes chromosome 15, fTakRub1.2, whole genome shotgun sequence genomic segment:
- the ptrh2 gene encoding peptidyl-tRNA hydrolase 2, mitochondrial isoform X1, with translation MKFHSCFEQLQTSSCNRMDLYGPVGLGLAVGLGCGFALGWHLRARFSPSPKSLMATIGNSAGEASVMGEGGEIKMILVVRNDLKMGKGKVAAQCSHAAVSAYKQVQLRNPSLLKQWEYCGQPKVVVKAPDEDALIDLLGHAKEVGLPVSLIQDAGRTQIAPGSRTVLGIGPGPADLVDRVTGDLKLY, from the exons ATGAAGTTTCATTCATGCTTTGAGCAACTTCAGACCAGCAG ttgTAACAGGATGGATTTATATGGCCCTGTGGGACTGGGTCTAGCAGTTGGGTTGGGCTGTGGGTTCGCCCTCGGGTGGCATCTCCGGGCTCGCTTCAGCCCATCACCCAAAAGCCTGATGGCAACGATAGGCAACAGCGCTGGAGAAGCAAGTGTCATGGGAGAAGGCGGGGAGATCAAAATGATTCTGGTGGTTCGAAACGACCTGAAAATGGGCAAAGGGAAAGTGGCTGCTCAGTGCTCCcatgctgctgtttctgcctATAAGCAGGTTCAGCTCAGAAACCCCAGCCTGCTCAAACAGTGGGAGTATTGCGGCCAACCTAAGGTGGTTGTGAAGGCCCCCGATGAAGACGCCCTAATCGACCTGCTGGGTCATGCAAAGGAAGTGGGACTCCCTGTCAGTCTGATTCAAGATGCTGGAAGGACACAGATCGCACCGGGATCCCGCACCGTGCTGGGGATCGGTCCAGGACCAGCTGATCTGGTTGACAGAGTGACTGGGGACTTGAAGCTCTACTAG
- the ptrh2 gene encoding peptidyl-tRNA hydrolase 2, mitochondrial isoform X2, giving the protein MDLYGPVGLGLAVGLGCGFALGWHLRARFSPSPKSLMATIGNSAGEASVMGEGGEIKMILVVRNDLKMGKGKVAAQCSHAAVSAYKQVQLRNPSLLKQWEYCGQPKVVVKAPDEDALIDLLGHAKEVGLPVSLIQDAGRTQIAPGSRTVLGIGPGPADLVDRVTGDLKLY; this is encoded by the coding sequence ATGGATTTATATGGCCCTGTGGGACTGGGTCTAGCAGTTGGGTTGGGCTGTGGGTTCGCCCTCGGGTGGCATCTCCGGGCTCGCTTCAGCCCATCACCCAAAAGCCTGATGGCAACGATAGGCAACAGCGCTGGAGAAGCAAGTGTCATGGGAGAAGGCGGGGAGATCAAAATGATTCTGGTGGTTCGAAACGACCTGAAAATGGGCAAAGGGAAAGTGGCTGCTCAGTGCTCCcatgctgctgtttctgcctATAAGCAGGTTCAGCTCAGAAACCCCAGCCTGCTCAAACAGTGGGAGTATTGCGGCCAACCTAAGGTGGTTGTGAAGGCCCCCGATGAAGACGCCCTAATCGACCTGCTGGGTCATGCAAAGGAAGTGGGACTCCCTGTCAGTCTGATTCAAGATGCTGGAAGGACACAGATCGCACCGGGATCCCGCACCGTGCTGGGGATCGGTCCAGGACCAGCTGATCTGGTTGACAGAGTGACTGGGGACTTGAAGCTCTACTAG